One region of Deltaproteobacteria bacterium genomic DNA includes:
- the rplU gene encoding 50S ribosomal protein L21, producing the protein MYAIIRTGGKQYKISPGDTIRVEKMEGKTGDAVELKDVLWYAEGEKVFAGKPLLPNVKIVGEILGQQRAKKVIVFKMKRRKGYARRKGHRQSFTTLKIKEINVQ; encoded by the coding sequence GTGTACGCAATAATCCGTACGGGTGGTAAGCAGTACAAAATTTCCCCGGGGGATACGATCCGGGTGGAAAAAATGGAAGGTAAGACTGGCGATGCAGTGGAACTCAAAGACGTTCTTTGGTACGCGGAAGGAGAGAAAGTCTTTGCCGGGAAACCTTTACTTCCCAACGTCAAAATTGTTGGGGAGATCCTGGGACAGCAAAGAGCCAAGAAAGTGATCGTCTTCAAGATGAAACGCCGTAAAGGATATGCCCGGAGAAAAGGGCATCGTCAATCCTTCACTACCCTGAAAATTAAAGAAATCAATGTGCAGTAA
- the rpmA gene encoding 50S ribosomal protein L27 → MAHKKGQGSSRNGRDSASQRLGVKRFGGQKVHAGSILVRQHGTRIHAGVNVGMGKDFTLFAKIDGVVTFERLDRERKKVSVYALPAEGIQV, encoded by the coding sequence ATGGCTCATAAAAAAGGACAGGGAAGCTCAAGGAACGGGAGAGACAGCGCCAGTCAAAGGTTAGGAGTGAAACGTTTCGGCGGACAAAAAGTTCATGCCGGATCGATCCTGGTTCGGCAACACGGTACCCGTATCCATGCGGGTGTCAATGTGGGGATGGGGAAAGATTTCACCCTTTTCGCGAAGATTGATGGCGTTGTCACCTTTGAGCGACTCGATAGAGAACGAAAGAAAGTCAGCGTATACGCCCTCCCGGCCGAAGGGATCCAAGTATAA
- a CDS encoding Rne/Rng family ribonuclease gives MANEILINVNSGETRVALLENGVLVEMYLERNSDQGISGNIYKGRVVRVLPGMQAAFVDIELDKAAFLYVTDVHQGFDDLELMMRAQEDDANGIPSSEDEDILDLNTPFQIEDLLHEGQEVLVQVSKEPLGSKGARITSHISLPGRHLVLMPMVDQVGVSRRIENEAERRRLREIIQRIKPAGCGLIVRTASEGKGEAELRQDMDFLLKMWNNIQKRKATSPVPSLLHKDLDITLRVIRDLFTLDVERAVIDSEEEFREIQDFCETFMPQLKSSIELYDKEEPLFDFFGIEMEISRALGRRVWLKSGGYIVIEMTEALTVIDVNTGRYVGKRNLEDTILKTNMEAVKEIAYQLRLRNIGGIIIIDFIDMEKESSREKVFQALMEALKKDKSKTNILKISELGLVEMTRKRTRESLGRILSERCFYCEGRGFLKSRSTICQEILREIQRDIRDLRGGNILVNVHPNVANFMYDEARCEIEKIEKRFSKRIVVRGKSDYHLEQFEINSSNGQFSFDKKESEIL, from the coding sequence ATGGCTAACGAAATTCTGATCAATGTTAATTCTGGGGAAACTCGAGTTGCCCTTTTAGAGAACGGCGTTCTCGTAGAAATGTATCTGGAGCGCAACTCGGATCAAGGGATTAGCGGGAACATTTACAAAGGCCGGGTCGTCCGAGTGCTTCCAGGCATGCAAGCGGCCTTTGTGGATATCGAATTGGATAAAGCGGCCTTCCTGTACGTCACCGACGTCCATCAGGGCTTCGACGATTTGGAACTCATGATGCGGGCCCAAGAGGACGACGCCAACGGAATTCCGAGCAGTGAAGATGAAGATATATTGGACCTGAACACTCCGTTCCAAATTGAAGACCTATTGCATGAAGGGCAAGAAGTTCTTGTCCAAGTTTCCAAAGAGCCTTTAGGCTCGAAGGGAGCCCGGATTACTTCCCACATTTCCCTTCCTGGGCGCCATTTGGTTCTTATGCCCATGGTGGACCAAGTTGGCGTATCCCGCCGGATCGAAAACGAAGCCGAACGGCGACGCCTCCGGGAGATTATCCAGCGCATTAAACCCGCCGGTTGCGGATTAATCGTGCGCACGGCTTCCGAAGGGAAAGGGGAGGCTGAACTGCGCCAGGATATGGATTTTCTCCTGAAAATGTGGAACAACATCCAGAAACGCAAAGCCACGAGCCCAGTGCCTAGCCTGCTGCACAAAGACCTGGATATTACGCTGCGGGTCATCCGGGATTTATTCACCCTGGATGTGGAGCGTGCCGTAATCGATTCGGAAGAGGAATTCCGAGAAATCCAGGATTTTTGCGAGACTTTCATGCCCCAACTGAAATCTTCCATTGAACTCTACGATAAGGAAGAGCCCCTCTTCGATTTTTTTGGGATCGAAATGGAAATCAGCCGGGCCTTGGGCCGAAGAGTCTGGCTTAAATCTGGCGGTTATATCGTCATCGAAATGACCGAAGCTTTGACCGTTATCGACGTGAATACCGGGCGTTATGTGGGCAAAAGGAATTTAGAGGATACGATCCTAAAAACCAACATGGAAGCGGTTAAAGAGATTGCTTACCAGCTTCGGTTGCGCAACATCGGCGGGATCATCATCATTGATTTCATCGATATGGAAAAAGAGTCCAGTCGGGAGAAGGTTTTTCAGGCTCTTATGGAGGCCCTAAAAAAAGACAAGAGTAAAACCAATATTCTGAAAATCTCCGAACTGGGACTGGTGGAAATGACCCGTAAACGCACCCGGGAAAGCTTGGGACGGATTCTCAGCGAGAGATGCTTTTACTGCGAAGGTCGGGGTTTCCTTAAATCTCGCTCGACCATCTGCCAGGAGATTCTTCGGGAAATTCAGCGGGATATTCGCGACCTGCGCGGGGGGAATATTCTGGTAAATGTTCACCCCAATGTAGCTAATTTCATGTATGATGAGGCCCGTTGTGAGATAGAAAAAATAGAAAAGCGATTTAGCAAAAGAATCGTTGTCAGAGGCAAAAGCGACTATCACCTGGAACAATTTGAAATTAACAGCAGCAATGGGCAGTTTTCCTTTGACAAAAAGGAATCAGAAATTTTATAA
- the obgE gene encoding GTPase ObgE — protein MFVKAGDGGNGCLSFRREKHVPRGGPNGGDGGKGGDVILKADSQITTLLDFRYQQHYHAKRGQHGKGKNQEGRSAPPLILPVPVGTIVRDAASGEILSDFTKKGETFIVAPGGWGGRGNAHFATPTLQAPRHAELGQTGEERWLLLELKLMADVGIVGFPNAGKSTLISKISAVRPKIADYPFTTLVPHLGVVTFGDHKPMVVADIPGIITGAHEGAGLGLRFLRHIERTSLLLHLLDISGTSQRDPLEDYLALNQELSLFSPRLAAKPQVVALNKIDVPEARQNLIEVRRYFKKIKKEVHPISALTGEGLPRLLASLSKALTQRLKEDKQE, from the coding sequence ATCTTCGTCAAAGCTGGAGACGGAGGAAACGGTTGCCTTAGCTTTCGCCGTGAAAAACATGTCCCCCGTGGAGGACCCAACGGCGGCGACGGGGGAAAAGGCGGAGACGTGATCTTAAAGGCTGATAGCCAGATCACCACGCTTCTCGATTTTCGCTACCAGCAGCATTACCACGCCAAACGAGGCCAGCACGGTAAAGGAAAAAATCAGGAAGGGCGCAGCGCTCCTCCCCTCATCCTTCCCGTTCCAGTAGGAACAATCGTCCGCGATGCCGCCAGCGGAGAAATCCTCAGCGATTTTACAAAAAAGGGAGAAACCTTTATTGTGGCCCCAGGGGGTTGGGGTGGCCGGGGCAATGCGCATTTTGCTACCCCTACCCTTCAAGCTCCCCGCCACGCTGAACTCGGGCAAACGGGAGAAGAACGATGGCTCCTTCTTGAATTGAAATTGATGGCCGATGTGGGCATCGTCGGCTTCCCCAATGCGGGGAAGTCTACCCTCATTTCTAAGATCTCTGCCGTCCGCCCCAAAATTGCCGATTATCCCTTCACGACTCTGGTTCCCCATTTAGGAGTGGTCACTTTCGGCGATCATAAGCCCATGGTAGTGGCGGACATCCCCGGGATTATCACCGGGGCCCACGAAGGGGCAGGTTTGGGTTTGAGGTTTCTCCGCCATATAGAACGAACATCTCTTCTCCTCCACTTATTAGACATCTCCGGCACTAGCCAGCGTGACCCCCTAGAGGATTATTTGGCCCTGAATCAGGAACTTTCCCTTTTTAGCCCGAGGCTGGCGGCTAAACCACAAGTTGTCGCCTTGAATAAAATTGATGTACCCGAAGCCCGCCAGAATCTTATAGAGGTCCGACGTTACTTTAAAAAGATCAAAAAGGAAGTTCATCCCATCTCTGCCTTGACTGGAGAAGGCCTGCCCAGGCTCCTGGCATCTTTATCCAAGGCTCTCACCCAACGGTTAAAAGAGGATAAGCAAGAATGA